Proteins encoded by one window of Acuticoccus sp. MNP-M23:
- a CDS encoding ABC transporter ATP-binding protein codes for MSKLLDIQDLKVAFATTGGTVEAVRGVSLTVDRGETLGLVGESGSGKSVTAQALMGLIDPPGEIVGGDILWDGKSVFDDRKAWLKRRGQDVSMVFQDPMTSLNPLMTVGDQITETLRYHKRLSTADARRRAVELMGHVGIGAPERRLDQRPHEFSGGMRQRVMIAMALACDPVLLIADEPTTALDVTVQAQIIDLLTDLQRELNLAIILITHDLGVVAELCRDVAVMYAGRVVETGSVERIFAAPQHPYTQGLLRSTPTLDGVEKRLVSIPGAPPRLVGPPTGCAFRPRCPAAIPACETAPALEPASGGGTVACLRPGVDAWAEPAAAT; via the coding sequence ATGAGCAAACTCCTCGACATTCAGGATCTCAAGGTCGCGTTCGCCACCACCGGCGGTACGGTGGAAGCGGTGCGCGGCGTTTCCCTCACGGTGGACCGAGGCGAGACGCTGGGCCTCGTCGGCGAATCCGGCTCCGGCAAGAGCGTAACGGCGCAGGCGCTTATGGGGCTGATCGATCCGCCGGGCGAAATCGTCGGCGGTGACATCCTGTGGGATGGCAAGTCCGTCTTCGACGACCGCAAGGCGTGGCTGAAGCGGCGGGGGCAGGACGTCTCGATGGTCTTTCAGGACCCGATGACCTCGCTCAACCCCCTGATGACGGTGGGCGACCAGATCACCGAGACGCTGCGCTACCACAAGCGCCTGTCCACCGCCGACGCCCGCCGCCGCGCGGTGGAGCTGATGGGCCACGTCGGCATCGGCGCGCCGGAGCGGCGGCTCGACCAGCGCCCGCACGAGTTTTCCGGCGGCATGCGCCAGCGCGTGATGATCGCCATGGCGCTCGCCTGCGACCCCGTGCTCCTCATTGCCGACGAGCCCACCACCGCCCTCGACGTGACGGTGCAGGCCCAGATCATCGACCTCCTCACCGACCTTCAGCGCGAACTCAACCTTGCGATCATCCTCATCACCCACGACCTCGGCGTGGTCGCCGAACTCTGCCGTGACGTGGCGGTGATGTACGCGGGCCGCGTGGTGGAAACCGGGAGCGTGGAGCGGATCTTTGCCGCCCCGCAGCACCCCTACACGCAAGGGCTCCTGCGCTCGACACCCACGCTGGACGGCGTGGAAAAGCGGCTCGTCTCGATCCCCGGCGCGCCGCCCCGGCTGGTGGGGCCGCCCACCGGCTGCGCCTTCCGCCCCCGCTGCCCCGCCGCAATTCCCGCCTGCGAAACCGCCCCGGCGCTGGAGCCGGCGAGCGGCGGCGGCACGGTCGCCTGCCTGCGTCCGGGCGTTGACGCATGGGCCGAGCCGGCGGCGGCGACATGA
- a CDS encoding ABC transporter permease translates to MAALRALSSAAWLRELRHDKAALLGLVGVVTVVLVAVFAPLLAPYDPAAQDVLARLKPPAWAARGSIDHLLGTDHLGRDVLSRLIYGSRITLAIAATVVLLAGSFGVLIGLLAGYLGGRADGWLMRAVDVQISFPGILLILLIVSVIGPGVVTLVVVLAATNWMIYARIVRGIVLASRQSAYVEAAEVIGCGPLRVIGRHILPNLTAPLLTLAILEFTNIVLAEAAVSFLGLGVQPPATSWGLDVAGGRDYVFIAWWLVTFPGLAIVFTVLSINLFAGWLRVTNDPQEREKRFARHETRRQRKRPLARRIAP, encoded by the coding sequence ATGGCTGCCCTCCGTGCCCTTTCCAGCGCGGCATGGCTGCGCGAACTGCGCCACGACAAGGCCGCACTCCTCGGTCTCGTCGGCGTGGTGACCGTTGTGCTGGTGGCGGTGTTCGCCCCGCTGCTGGCCCCCTACGATCCTGCGGCGCAGGACGTGCTGGCGCGGCTGAAGCCCCCGGCATGGGCCGCCCGCGGCAGCATCGACCATCTGCTCGGCACCGACCATCTGGGCCGCGATGTTCTCTCCCGCCTCATCTATGGCTCGCGCATCACGCTGGCCATTGCGGCAACTGTGGTCCTGCTTGCCGGCTCGTTCGGTGTCCTGATCGGGCTTCTGGCGGGCTATCTCGGCGGGCGGGCCGATGGCTGGCTGATGCGCGCCGTGGACGTGCAGATCTCCTTTCCGGGCATTCTGCTCATCCTTCTCATCGTGTCTGTGATCGGGCCGGGCGTTGTCACCCTGGTTGTGGTGCTCGCCGCCACCAACTGGATGATCTACGCCCGCATCGTGCGCGGGATTGTGCTGGCGAGCCGGCAGAGCGCCTACGTGGAAGCGGCCGAAGTGATCGGCTGCGGCCCGTTGCGCGTCATCGGCCGGCACATCCTGCCCAACCTCACTGCGCCGCTTCTCACTTTGGCGATCCTCGAATTCACCAACATTGTGCTGGCCGAAGCCGCCGTCTCTTTCCTCGGGCTTGGCGTGCAGCCGCCGGCGACGAGCTGGGGCCTCGATGTGGCCGGCGGGCGTGATTATGTGTTCATCGCGTGGTGGCTGGTCACCTTTCCCGGCCTTGCCATCGTCTTCACGGTCCTCTCCATCAACCTCTTCGCCGGCTGGCTGCGTGTCACCAACGACCCGCAGGAGCGCGAAAAGCGGTTCGCCCGGCATGAGACCCGGCGCCAGCGCAAGCGGCCGCTCGCCCGCCGGATTGCGCCATGA
- a CDS encoding ABC transporter permease, which yields MARYILARLWQGLLVVLGVTLVVFVVTRVVGNPVDLMLPLSATAEQRAAFAQQIGLDQPLPLQFARFVGDLVTLDFGESVWQRRPAAEVVFERLPNTMLLIAAGLGAALLLALPLGIIAATRPDGPVDRLIVSAGLLGLSMPQFWVGLILITIFAVNLKWLPTSGATTWAHLILPAVTLGLAPLARLTMLTRSAVIDELNKPYVKTARAKGMPAHRVLGIHALRNVLIGVLTLAGWELILALSGYTVVVETVFAWPGLGLTAIQAIQRGDLFLVQAIVFVIAALIVIINLALDLAFKLIDPRIDVR from the coding sequence GTGGCACGTTACATCCTGGCGCGGCTCTGGCAGGGGCTGCTCGTCGTCCTCGGGGTGACGCTCGTCGTCTTTGTGGTGACGCGCGTGGTCGGCAACCCGGTCGACCTGATGCTGCCGCTTTCGGCCACGGCTGAACAGCGTGCCGCCTTCGCCCAGCAGATCGGCCTCGACCAGCCGCTCCCCCTCCAGTTCGCCCGTTTCGTGGGCGATCTCGTCACGCTCGATTTCGGCGAAAGCGTGTGGCAGCGCCGTCCGGCCGCCGAAGTGGTGTTCGAGCGCCTGCCCAACACCATGCTCCTCATTGCAGCCGGTCTCGGCGCAGCGCTTCTGCTGGCGCTGCCGCTGGGCATCATCGCCGCCACCCGGCCGGACGGGCCGGTGGACCGGCTGATCGTCAGCGCCGGGCTTCTGGGTCTGTCCATGCCGCAATTCTGGGTCGGGCTGATCCTCATCACCATCTTTGCGGTAAACCTCAAATGGCTGCCCACCTCCGGCGCCACCACCTGGGCCCACCTCATCTTGCCCGCCGTCACCCTCGGCCTCGCACCGCTTGCGCGGCTGACCATGCTCACCCGCTCCGCCGTGATCGACGAACTCAACAAGCCCTACGTGAAGACAGCCCGCGCCAAGGGGATGCCGGCGCACCGTGTTCTCGGCATCCATGCGCTGCGCAACGTGCTGATCGGCGTCCTTACGCTGGCCGGCTGGGAGCTGATCCTCGCCCTTTCCGGCTATACGGTTGTGGTGGAAACCGTGTTCGCGTGGCCGGGGCTGGGACTGACCGCCATCCAGGCAATCCAGCGCGGCGACCTCTTTCTGGTGCAGGCCATCGTCTTCGTCATTGCGGCGCTGATCGTCATCATCAACCTTGCGCTCGATCTTGCCTTCAAGCTGATCGACCCGCGGATCGACGTGCGCTGA
- a CDS encoding ABC transporter substrate-binding protein, with the protein MLLPRLCLAGAVALGTAGLAVPAVAQDITIAIGSEPSTLDPQLRDDGGERQVNDNIYETLMARSATGELMPGLAEAAPTQIDETTWEFELRDGVTFHNGEPFNADSVVTSVERIIDPANNSEQMGYLNTISGAEKVDDDTVRITTTGPDPILPSRMYWMKMIPAEYGKTGNIGEEPVGTGPYKFVSWDRGNDIVLEANADYWDGEPAVDKVTYRFVGESGTRLSGLMAGEFDVITNLLPEFVSTVPNAAAVDGLETSVLILGTDNEGPMSDPKVREALNLAIDRDAMVEGLFQGYATVAGGHHINPRAFGFNADLEPYAYDPEKARELIEEAGAKGKTIRLVGESGRWLKSREQIETVAQYWTEIGLNVEIEVQEFSQYLKSLMGDGPRPDAIFVANSNELMDADRESSFIYHMEGAAASNSDAEMAKMIDDARVTTDTGEREALYHAIFQKGRDLNYTAPLFNLQDIYGMSERMSWQPRTDQKLLIKEMSVSE; encoded by the coding sequence ATGCTTCTTCCAAGACTATGCCTTGCCGGCGCCGTGGCGCTTGGCACCGCAGGCCTTGCCGTCCCGGCCGTTGCGCAGGACATCACCATCGCGATCGGCTCGGAGCCGTCGACGCTGGACCCGCAGCTGCGCGACGATGGCGGCGAACGCCAGGTCAACGACAATATCTACGAAACGCTGATGGCCCGCTCCGCCACCGGCGAGCTGATGCCGGGCCTTGCCGAGGCTGCACCCACGCAGATCGACGAAACCACCTGGGAATTCGAGCTGCGGGACGGCGTCACCTTCCACAATGGCGAGCCGTTCAACGCCGATTCCGTGGTGACGAGCGTGGAGCGGATCATCGACCCCGCCAACAACTCCGAGCAGATGGGCTACCTCAACACCATCTCCGGCGCTGAGAAGGTGGATGACGACACCGTTCGCATCACCACCACCGGGCCCGACCCCATCCTGCCGTCGCGCATGTACTGGATGAAGATGATCCCGGCCGAATACGGCAAGACCGGCAACATCGGCGAAGAGCCCGTGGGCACCGGCCCCTACAAGTTCGTCTCCTGGGACCGCGGCAACGACATCGTCCTCGAAGCCAACGCCGATTATTGGGACGGCGAACCGGCTGTCGACAAGGTGACGTATCGCTTCGTCGGAGAGTCCGGCACGCGCCTGTCCGGCCTGATGGCGGGCGAGTTCGACGTCATCACGAACCTTCTCCCCGAGTTCGTGTCCACGGTTCCCAACGCCGCCGCGGTGGACGGGCTGGAGACCTCCGTTCTCATCCTCGGCACCGACAATGAAGGGCCCATGAGCGACCCGAAGGTGCGTGAGGCGCTGAACCTTGCCATCGACCGCGACGCCATGGTCGAGGGCCTGTTCCAGGGCTATGCCACGGTTGCCGGCGGCCACCACATCAACCCGCGCGCCTTCGGCTTCAACGCCGACCTGGAGCCCTACGCCTACGATCCGGAAAAGGCGCGTGAGCTGATCGAGGAAGCCGGTGCCAAGGGCAAGACCATCCGCCTCGTGGGAGAATCCGGCCGCTGGCTGAAGAGCCGCGAGCAGATCGAGACCGTTGCGCAGTACTGGACCGAGATCGGCCTCAACGTGGAGATCGAGGTGCAGGAATTCTCTCAGTACCTGAAGAGCCTGATGGGCGACGGACCGCGCCCGGATGCCATCTTCGTCGCCAACTCCAACGAGCTGATGGACGCCGACCGCGAGTCCTCGTTCATCTACCACATGGAGGGGGCCGCCGCCTCCAACTCGGACGCCGAAATGGCGAAGATGATCGACGATGCGCGCGTCACCACCGACACCGGCGAGCGCGAGGCGCTCTATCACGCCATCTTCCAGAAAGGGCGGGACCTCAACTACACTGCGCCGCTCTTCAACCTGCAGGACATCTATGGCATGTCCGAGCGGATGAGCTGGCAGCCCCGCACCGACCAGAAGCTCCTCATCAAGGAAATGTCGGTCAGCGAGTGA
- a CDS encoding dihydrodipicolinate synthase family protein, whose amino-acid sequence MAHTKPEGSFVALITPMNADGSVDYAGFKTLIDWHAENGTTALLIMGSTGEVSMLSPEERREIVSRTTRMKPPGVAMYYGSTGNNTETTIGYVAHAEAEGADGVIIAAPAYICADNAAITDYALEVCDSTSLAVGFYNNPPRVKTDLGWDDILRLARHENMVVLKESTTRVGQVAKVCAAKPDIAIMCCCSPNLGLVIPTMALGGHGTANMTGNLIPQEMAVISTPWRTGEDAFACREAWLDNLDMLHFAYSAINPVAVKSLMRAVGLPAGPLRKPLQPLAPDALSRGLDIVRKLGLDRKYGFRTGPDAITAAAA is encoded by the coding sequence ATGGCCCACACCAAACCCGAAGGGTCTTTCGTCGCCCTCATCACGCCGATGAACGCAGACGGGTCGGTGGACTATGCCGGCTTCAAGACATTGATCGACTGGCACGCCGAAAACGGAACCACGGCGCTGCTCATCATGGGGTCGACCGGCGAAGTTTCCATGCTGTCGCCGGAAGAACGCCGTGAGATCGTCTCGCGCACGACGCGGATGAAACCGCCGGGTGTTGCAATGTATTACGGGTCCACCGGCAACAACACCGAAACCACCATCGGCTACGTCGCGCATGCGGAGGCTGAAGGCGCGGATGGCGTCATCATCGCCGCGCCCGCCTACATCTGCGCCGACAATGCCGCCATCACCGATTACGCGCTGGAAGTGTGTGACTCCACCAGCCTTGCCGTGGGCTTCTACAACAACCCGCCCCGCGTGAAGACCGACCTTGGCTGGGACGATATCCTGCGTCTCGCGCGCCACGAGAACATGGTGGTTCTCAAGGAATCCACCACGCGGGTCGGTCAGGTGGCCAAGGTCTGTGCGGCAAAGCCTGACATTGCGATCATGTGCTGCTGCTCGCCCAATCTCGGCCTCGTCATTCCGACGATGGCGCTGGGCGGCCATGGCACCGCCAACATGACGGGCAACCTCATCCCGCAGGAAATGGCGGTGATTTCAACGCCGTGGCGCACGGGTGAGGACGCGTTTGCCTGCCGCGAGGCATGGCTCGACAATCTCGACATGCTCCATTTTGCCTACAGCGCCATCAACCCGGTGGCCGTCAAGTCGCTGATGCGTGCCGTCGGCCTGCCGGCGGGGCCGCTGCGCAAACCGCTCCAGCCGCTTGCACCCGATGCGCTCTCCAGGGGCCTCGACATCGTGCGCAAACTGGGTCTCGACCGGAAATACGGGTTCCGTACCGGGCCCGACGCCATCACCGCAGCGGCCGCCTGA
- a CDS encoding SDR family oxidoreductase gives MNLGIKGRRALLTGASKGMGRACAMALGGEGVSLTIVARGADALHRTAADIAATTGATVHPVVADITTAEGRAAALAACPEPDILLNNAGGFPPGNFRDWEREHWIEALDMMMLSPIAMIRATFDGMVDRGFGRIVNIASRSVKIPAAELGLSNGARTGLVGFCAGLAREGISRDVTINTLLPGIFDSDGQRQHVAGLVTPGGPTYDEIWAERGAKNPARRYGRPEEIGAYFAFLASAHAGYITGQSLLIDGGSYPGTF, from the coding sequence GTGAATCTGGGCATCAAGGGACGGCGCGCACTTCTGACGGGCGCAAGCAAGGGGATGGGCCGCGCGTGCGCCATGGCACTGGGCGGCGAGGGCGTTTCGCTCACCATCGTCGCCCGAGGCGCCGACGCGCTCCACCGCACCGCGGCCGACATTGCCGCCACGACCGGTGCGACGGTCCACCCCGTGGTGGCCGACATCACGACCGCAGAAGGCCGTGCCGCAGCGCTCGCCGCATGCCCCGAGCCCGACATTCTCCTCAACAATGCCGGCGGCTTTCCCCCCGGCAACTTTCGCGACTGGGAGCGCGAACACTGGATCGAGGCGCTGGACATGATGATGCTTTCGCCCATCGCCATGATCCGCGCCACGTTTGACGGGATGGTCGACCGAGGCTTCGGGCGGATCGTCAACATCGCCTCGCGCTCGGTGAAAATTCCGGCCGCCGAACTCGGTTTGTCCAACGGTGCGCGCACCGGTCTCGTCGGGTTTTGTGCAGGCCTTGCCCGCGAGGGCATTTCGCGGGACGTGACCATCAACACGCTGCTTCCCGGCATCTTCGACAGCGATGGCCAGCGCCAGCATGTGGCAGGCCTCGTCACCCCCGGCGGCCCCACCTATGACGAGATCTGGGCCGAGCGCGGCGCAAAGAACCCGGCCCGGCGCTACGGCCGGCCGGAAGAGATTGGCGCCTATTTCGCCTTTCTGGCGTCCGCCCACGCCGGATACATCACCGGCCAATCCCTGCTCATCGACGGCGGAAGTTATCCAGGCACGTTCTAG
- a CDS encoding response regulator: MPTVVIVEDDFLIAAAYRTMAEEVGIKVLDVCDTAAAGIAAIAAHQPTFAVLDLNLAGGADGVHVAAAVRQNEIATKIIFATGSATPDTLRRLDAVGAFNVLIKPIDPKDFIAALDSDAPSHAGSNSPPGPQDKAYIAQMARRTD; this comes from the coding sequence GTGCCGACCGTCGTCATCGTCGAGGACGATTTTCTCATCGCTGCGGCTTACCGGACCATGGCTGAGGAGGTCGGCATCAAGGTTCTGGATGTCTGCGATACCGCGGCGGCCGGGATCGCCGCCATTGCCGCCCACCAGCCGACGTTCGCCGTGCTGGACCTGAACCTTGCGGGCGGCGCTGACGGTGTGCATGTGGCCGCTGCCGTCCGCCAGAACGAGATCGCCACAAAAATCATCTTTGCCACCGGCTCGGCGACGCCCGACACCCTGCGCCGTCTTGATGCCGTCGGCGCCTTCAACGTGCTCATCAAACCCATCGACCCGAAAGACTTTATCGCGGCGCTCGACTCCGACGCACCGTCGCACGCCGGGAGCAACAGCCCGCCGGGCCCGCAGGACAAGGCCTACATCGCCCAAATGGCCCGGCGGACGGACTGA
- a CDS encoding response regulator, which yields MSTLGTVVIVEDDFLIAAAHQCTCEDAGIEVLGICDTGEEAVETICRLKPTFALIDVRLAGVRDGVYVASEIKAKGLDTVVIFATGSTEANTLRKLNELQPRRILRKPIESEELKNSLLS from the coding sequence ATGAGCACTCTGGGAACAGTCGTAATTGTCGAAGACGATTTTCTGATCGCGGCAGCCCATCAGTGCACCTGCGAGGATGCCGGCATTGAGGTGCTGGGCATCTGTGATACCGGCGAAGAGGCGGTGGAAACGATTTGCCGCCTGAAGCCCACCTTTGCCTTGATCGACGTGCGCCTTGCGGGCGTTCGGGACGGGGTCTACGTCGCCAGCGAAATCAAGGCGAAGGGCCTCGATACGGTGGTCATCTTTGCGACAGGGTCGACCGAGGCGAACACTCTTCGCAAGCTCAACGAGCTTCAACCGCGCCGGATCCTGCGCAAACCCATCGAATCCGAAGAACTCAAGAACTCGCTTCTGTCATAG
- a CDS encoding sensor histidine kinase, translated as MADRKLADVMSPADDAEQSGRRLRATKQALCLVVALIAALPLVLGWGAGIDLAKRLLPDSAAIVPTTSLALLLVSGALFLDTRYPDRNCGAVCFWSGATLIGMGVASIILRNVTGFNGLSSFLVPGTIGSEGTAVATAAGMVIAGYCLACLNIPTPAARRSYEAAATAGLIFSLLAVVCYAFERDALFGISFFNSMSLPTATAFGLIFLVFLLVRRQETWLRHITSAHSGGRAARRLFLIMVVVPPVFCLVALKLVQQGKIDVGFAFSLLAVVFVVTSMVALVRTASLGNAEQLRRTIVELRALNDDKQVLLAEVYHRVKNNLQQMSAMIQLERSKVTDTDERERLDKILYRIRSVGVVHQMLVGSKSPSRVEVAHFLGELVDGLATGYNLKQRDIALKMDADDLTLPIDVAVPIGLLVNELVTNAIKHAFPDGRAGLITVGYHAVRGGLELSVADDGVGLADGAVPNERGLGTMIIKGLVNQLRGEVNIQTSGGTTAVVHFPINAQGGERK; from the coding sequence TTGGCTGACCGAAAGCTGGCGGACGTCATGTCGCCAGCCGACGATGCGGAGCAATCCGGCAGGCGGTTGCGGGCGACGAAACAGGCGCTCTGCCTTGTGGTTGCGCTCATCGCCGCGCTGCCGCTGGTTCTTGGCTGGGGCGCGGGCATAGACTTGGCCAAGCGCCTCCTTCCTGATTCGGCAGCCATTGTCCCCACAACGTCGCTGGCGCTGCTTCTCGTGTCCGGTGCGCTCTTCCTCGACACACGCTATCCGGACCGCAATTGCGGCGCGGTCTGCTTCTGGTCCGGCGCCACGCTGATCGGAATGGGGGTGGCAAGCATCATCCTCAGGAACGTCACCGGCTTCAACGGCTTGAGCAGCTTTCTCGTGCCCGGAACCATCGGTTCGGAGGGGACGGCGGTCGCCACGGCCGCCGGCATGGTGATTGCCGGGTACTGCCTTGCCTGCCTCAACATTCCCACACCTGCTGCAAGGCGGAGCTACGAAGCGGCGGCCACGGCTGGCCTCATCTTTTCGCTCCTTGCCGTCGTTTGCTACGCGTTCGAGCGAGACGCGTTGTTCGGCATCAGCTTCTTCAACTCCATGTCGCTCCCCACAGCCACAGCGTTCGGGCTGATCTTTCTCGTCTTCCTGCTCGTCCGGCGACAGGAAACCTGGTTGCGGCACATCACGTCGGCCCACTCCGGCGGGCGGGCCGCAAGGCGGTTGTTTCTGATCATGGTGGTCGTGCCGCCGGTCTTCTGCCTCGTGGCGCTCAAACTCGTCCAGCAGGGGAAGATCGATGTCGGTTTCGCCTTCTCCCTCCTTGCCGTCGTATTCGTCGTCACGTCCATGGTTGCGCTGGTGCGCACCGCGTCGCTCGGAAATGCCGAGCAGCTTCGCCGCACCATCGTCGAGCTGCGCGCGCTGAACGACGACAAACAGGTGCTGCTTGCCGAGGTCTACCACCGGGTAAAAAACAACCTTCAGCAGATGTCGGCGATGATTCAGCTGGAGCGGTCAAAGGTGACCGACACCGACGAACGCGAGCGGCTGGACAAGATCCTCTACCGGATCCGCTCCGTCGGCGTGGTGCATCAGATGCTGGTAGGCTCGAAGTCGCCGTCCCGCGTGGAAGTTGCGCACTTCCTGGGCGAACTCGTGGATGGGCTTGCCACGGGCTACAACCTCAAGCAGCGCGATATTGCGCTGAAGATGGACGCTGACGATCTCACGCTGCCGATCGACGTGGCAGTGCCCATCGGTCTGCTCGTCAACGAACTGGTCACCAACGCGATCAAGCACGCATTCCCGGACGGGCGCGCTGGCCTGATCACGGTGGGATATCACGCTGTCCGAGGCGGTCTTGAGCTCAGCGTGGCGGACGACGGCGTTGGCCTCGCTGACGGGGCGGTGCCGAACGAGCGCGGCCTCGGCACCATGATTATCAAGGGGTTGGTCAACCAGCTCCGGGGCGAAGTTAATATTCAAACCAGTGGGGGGACCACCGCTGTGGTGCATTTTCCCATCAACGCACAGGGCGGCGAACGGAAATGA
- a CDS encoding TRAP transporter large permease, with amino-acid sequence MSDPIVLGLVSFGVLVVLIVLRMPIAYAMILVGGVGIASVNGPALVLNQLKTLAYGQFAIYDLSVVPMFILMGALAARTGLSQALFRAASAWLGWMRGGAAMAAIAGCAGFGAVCGSSLATASTMGRVALPELRRQDYSGALATGSLAAGGVLGILIPPSVVLIIYAILVEANVVTMFAAALLPGILAVLLFLVVVALYTAVRPEAGPRRPFPGSAEFRAATLGVLPVLVIFTLVLGGIYAGFYNPTPAAAVGVALVALYGAVTRQLSLAGLVDALKETASSAGMIYLILLGAELMKIYVSRLGLPQATAQWIVASGYAPMTVLLLLLIALIVLGCLMDSLSMILLVIPFFWPVLVDLNGGLYMGTDGAGFGMSTEDLKIWFGILALIVVELGLITPPVGMNVFVISSLAKGTPMSETFRGVIPFFCAELLRVALLLACPALVLWLPGLLSG; translated from the coding sequence ATGTCTGATCCGATCGTCCTCGGGCTCGTCTCTTTCGGTGTGCTCGTTGTTCTCATCGTGCTCAGGATGCCCATCGCCTATGCGATGATCCTTGTCGGCGGGGTCGGCATCGCGTCGGTCAACGGCCCGGCGCTGGTGCTCAACCAGCTGAAGACGCTCGCCTACGGCCAGTTCGCCATCTACGATCTTTCGGTCGTCCCGATGTTCATTCTGATGGGGGCGCTGGCGGCCCGCACCGGACTGAGCCAGGCCCTGTTTCGCGCCGCCAGCGCGTGGCTCGGGTGGATGCGCGGCGGGGCGGCGATGGCGGCCATTGCGGGGTGTGCGGGGTTTGGCGCGGTCTGCGGGTCCTCGCTCGCCACCGCGTCCACCATGGGGCGCGTCGCCCTGCCGGAACTCCGGCGGCAGGATTATAGCGGCGCGCTGGCAACAGGATCGCTGGCGGCGGGCGGGGTTCTCGGTATCCTCATTCCGCCATCCGTCGTTCTCATCATCTACGCCATTCTCGTGGAAGCGAACGTCGTCACCATGTTTGCCGCGGCGCTCTTGCCGGGCATCCTCGCGGTGCTGCTCTTTTTGGTGGTGGTTGCGCTCTACACCGCCGTGCGGCCGGAGGCAGGGCCCCGCCGTCCCTTTCCGGGCTCTGCCGAATTTCGGGCCGCCACGCTGGGCGTCCTGCCTGTTCTCGTCATTTTCACGCTGGTGCTGGGCGGGATCTATGCCGGGTTCTACAACCCGACGCCGGCGGCTGCCGTCGGCGTGGCGCTGGTGGCGCTCTACGGCGCGGTCACCCGGCAGTTGAGCCTCGCCGGGCTTGTGGATGCCTTGAAGGAGACCGCATCCAGCGCCGGGATGATCTACCTCATCCTTCTGGGTGCGGAGCTGATGAAGATCTACGTCTCGCGCCTTGGCCTGCCGCAAGCCACGGCGCAGTGGATCGTTGCGTCTGGGTACGCGCCGATGACGGTGCTGCTGCTGCTCCTGATCGCACTCATCGTTCTTGGCTGCCTGATGGACAGCCTCTCGATGATCCTCCTCGTCATCCCATTCTTCTGGCCCGTTCTCGTCGACCTCAATGGCGGGCTGTACATGGGAACCGATGGCGCTGGCTTCGGCATGAGCACCGAAGATCTCAAGATCTGGTTCGGCATCCTGGCGCTGATTGTCGTGGAGCTGGGGCTGATCACACCGCCGGTGGGGATGAACGTTTTCGTTATTTCAAGCCTCGCCAAGGGTACGCCCATGAGCGAGACATTCCGCGGGGTGATACCGTTTTTCTGCGCGGAGCTCCTGCGGGTGGCGCTGCTTCTGGCCTGTCCGGCGCTGGTGCTGTGGCTGCCGGGGCTTTTGTCGGGCTAA
- a CDS encoding TRAP transporter small permease has translation MGAPGTGSPVRRLVGGVITAWAILGGVLLLAVVAINVAAVVGGIAGLPLQGDFELTEMGVAVAVFAFLPYCELTGANVSADIFTTRLKPRARAGLALMGSLAAFVFSLVLLWRMSAGAIDQRAYNYTTAILQVPVWVAFIPILVSLALLALAALFTLGAHAREAGRAHV, from the coding sequence ATGGGGGCGCCGGGGACGGGTTCGCCCGTCCGCCGCCTTGTTGGCGGTGTCATCACCGCATGGGCGATCTTGGGCGGCGTCCTTCTTCTGGCGGTGGTTGCGATCAACGTGGCGGCGGTTGTCGGCGGCATTGCCGGGCTGCCGCTGCAGGGTGATTTCGAGCTGACCGAGATGGGCGTTGCGGTCGCGGTGTTCGCGTTCCTGCCCTATTGCGAGCTGACCGGCGCCAATGTCAGTGCCGACATCTTCACCACCCGCCTCAAGCCTCGCGCGCGGGCAGGGCTGGCGCTGATGGGTTCGCTTGCTGCGTTCGTCTTCAGCCTCGTCCTTTTGTGGCGGATGTCGGCGGGTGCGATCGACCAGCGGGCCTACAATTACACCACGGCCATCCTCCAGGTGCCGGTCTGGGTTGCCTTCATCCCCATTCTCGTATCGCTGGCGCTGCTTGCGCTGGCAGCGCTTTTCACGCTTGGCGCGCACGCAAGGGAGGCCGGGCGGGCGCATGTCTGA